In Gemmatimonas sp., a genomic segment contains:
- the bamD gene encoding outer membrane protein assembly factor BamD: MSHRLSRVEFRLLMLLGVAAALAGCSRGFQPRDYANPEALFRASLLEFQRQKWDNAKIGFERLTSDLSARDPLLAPAYFYLALSHERQKEYLLAAQAFERITDGFPDDTLAPTAMLGVGRSYQSLWRRPSLDPENGQKAVSILRALLSSYPESKETDDAKKRIVQLEEWMAQKDYDTGVHYVRVRRSIDPAIIYFKDVVTTYPSTKAARLSWLRLHELYTKIRWKEDAAETCTAMWRAYPGDPLVKASCGAQPADSATAAKAPPPAVMSPVAYARPGPVRRG; this comes from the coding sequence ATGAGTCACCGACTGTCTCGCGTTGAATTTCGCCTGTTGATGCTGCTCGGCGTTGCCGCAGCATTGGCCGGCTGTTCTCGCGGTTTCCAACCTCGCGATTACGCGAATCCTGAAGCGCTCTTCCGTGCATCCCTGCTGGAGTTCCAGCGGCAGAAGTGGGACAACGCGAAGATCGGCTTCGAGCGCCTGACCAGTGATCTGTCGGCGCGTGATCCGCTATTGGCTCCAGCGTACTTCTATTTGGCGCTGTCACACGAGCGACAGAAGGAGTACCTGCTCGCGGCGCAGGCGTTCGAACGGATCACCGATGGTTTCCCCGACGACACGCTCGCGCCGACCGCGATGCTGGGCGTCGGCCGTAGCTACCAGAGTCTGTGGCGTCGACCGTCCCTCGACCCCGAGAATGGGCAGAAGGCCGTCTCGATCCTTCGGGCGCTCCTGTCGTCCTATCCTGAGAGCAAGGAGACGGACGATGCCAAGAAGCGCATTGTCCAGCTCGAAGAGTGGATGGCGCAGAAGGACTACGACACCGGCGTGCATTACGTGCGCGTCCGTCGCTCCATCGACCCGGCGATCATCTACTTCAAGGATGTCGTCACCACGTACCCGAGCACAAAGGCGGCCCGCCTCTCGTGGCTGCGGCTGCATGAGCTGTACACAAAGATCCGCTGGAAGGAAGATGCCGCGGAAACGTGTACCGCCATGTGGCGCGCGTACCCAGGTGATCCGTTAGTCAAGGCCTCCTGCGGCGCCCAGCCCGCCGATTCGGCCACCGCCGCCAAGGCGCCGCCTCCGGCGGTCATGTCGCCAGTCGCCTACGCACGCCCAGGTCCGGTGCGTCGCGGATGA
- the secA gene encoding preprotein translocase subunit SecA, translated as MLKGLIGRVFGTRHERERKRVQPVLSEIHEIEARLASLSDEEIQGQTAKFRGMLAERTGPIEQRIAELKAAKHDSADAADRERIDLELQGADGRGGVEGELRTAIADVLDELLPEAFATVREACRRLKGSTVLVTGNEITWDMVPYDVQLIGGIQLHLGRIAEMATGEGKTLVATLPMYLNALPGRGAHLVTVNNYLARRDSQWMGHLYRWLGLTVGCLDDTEPGTYERRAVYGCDIAYGTNNEFGFDYLRDNMVVSLEQRVQRTHIFAIIDEVDSILIDEARTPLIISGPVGNESDGRYAEFNTAVERLVRRQSELVNTLVGEGERALETKDEQDAALKLYKAQLGGPKNKRLVKALQESGVKQLVQRMELDIISDKKLPMSKRTYREIEDDLLYVLDERGHTVHLTEQGLDYLSPEAHDQFVLPDISLMIGKLDRDHDISATERLEQRNAIEREYALKSERLNIIHQLLRAHALYERDVNYVVQEAQVLIVDEFTGRTMPGRRWSEGLHQAVEAKERVQVKGETQTLATITIQNYFRMYEKLAGMTGTAETEENEFHEIYGLSVSVIPTNRPIARDDRQDYVYKTRREKYNAIVDETKRLHELGYPVLVGTASVEASETLARLFARAGLKHNVLNAKYHQREAEIVAGAGHAGAITIATNMAGRGTDIKLGAGVTEAKASTVTDPDGKELEISETGGLHIIGSERHESRRIDRQLRGRSGRQGDPGASQFFLSLEDDLMRLFGSDRIAKLMDRMGAQDGEVLAHPLISRSIEQAQKRVELQNFQSRKRLLEYDDVMNQQREVIYSLRAFALEGGEELKGEALKMIDRGVQRRVEQALATFDKQEDWDFEYVQQDLLMHYMLQVSAFAEGARAGSVEEAQAIAVEAGRAAFDQKLDSLNAVTDESGQGFADRLLSLVTLNVIDEKWKDHLYDLDQLRASIHYRSWGQKDPLVEYKQDAYTMFEDLMHDLANTFTERFLKAQLVFEPSPMESFESAPPMDEFPRQDTRPTKRYNALGILEDIPAEELELVDAIDEELDVDFDESTDEGMAEPARPIARGTPAVVGAGPVRSLEVGGGALPPGWESTPRNNACPCGSGKKFKKCHGVNL; from the coding sequence ATGCTGAAGGGCTTGATTGGACGTGTGTTCGGCACACGTCATGAACGTGAGCGGAAGCGGGTGCAGCCGGTGCTGTCCGAGATCCATGAGATCGAAGCGCGCCTCGCCTCGTTGTCCGACGAAGAGATCCAAGGGCAGACCGCCAAGTTCCGCGGCATGCTGGCCGAACGCACCGGACCGATCGAACAGCGGATCGCCGAACTCAAGGCCGCCAAGCACGATTCCGCCGATGCGGCGGATCGTGAACGCATCGATCTCGAACTGCAGGGTGCCGATGGTCGCGGCGGCGTGGAAGGCGAGCTGCGCACGGCCATCGCCGACGTGCTCGACGAGCTGCTCCCGGAGGCCTTCGCCACCGTGCGTGAGGCCTGCCGGCGACTCAAAGGCTCTACCGTTCTGGTGACGGGCAACGAGATCACGTGGGACATGGTGCCGTACGATGTCCAGCTGATTGGTGGTATTCAGCTGCACCTCGGCCGCATTGCCGAAATGGCGACCGGCGAAGGCAAGACGCTCGTCGCCACGCTCCCGATGTATCTCAATGCGCTGCCGGGACGCGGCGCACATCTCGTGACGGTGAACAACTATCTCGCCCGTCGCGATTCGCAGTGGATGGGGCACCTGTATCGGTGGCTGGGACTTACGGTCGGCTGCCTCGACGACACCGAGCCGGGTACGTACGAGCGTCGCGCGGTGTACGGCTGCGACATTGCGTACGGTACCAACAACGAGTTCGGCTTCGACTACTTGCGCGACAACATGGTGGTCTCGCTTGAGCAGCGCGTGCAGCGCACGCACATCTTCGCGATCATCGACGAAGTGGACTCGATCCTCATCGATGAAGCGCGGACGCCGCTCATTATCTCGGGCCCGGTGGGCAACGAGAGCGACGGGCGCTATGCGGAGTTCAACACCGCGGTCGAGCGTCTCGTGCGTCGCCAGTCCGAGCTGGTGAACACGCTCGTCGGAGAAGGCGAGCGCGCGCTCGAGACGAAGGACGAGCAGGACGCCGCGCTCAAGCTCTACAAGGCGCAGCTTGGCGGCCCGAAGAACAAGCGGCTCGTGAAGGCGCTGCAGGAATCCGGTGTGAAGCAGCTCGTACAGCGCATGGAGCTCGACATCATTTCGGACAAGAAGCTCCCGATGAGCAAGCGGACGTATCGAGAGATCGAGGACGACCTGCTCTACGTGCTCGATGAGAGGGGGCACACCGTGCACCTGACCGAGCAGGGGCTCGACTATCTGTCGCCCGAGGCGCACGACCAGTTTGTGCTCCCCGACATCTCGCTCATGATCGGCAAGCTCGATCGCGATCATGACATCTCCGCCACGGAACGCCTCGAGCAGCGCAACGCGATCGAGCGCGAGTACGCGCTCAAGAGCGAGCGGTTGAACATCATCCATCAGCTGCTGCGCGCGCATGCCCTGTACGAGCGTGACGTAAACTACGTCGTGCAAGAAGCGCAGGTGCTCATCGTTGATGAGTTCACCGGCCGTACCATGCCCGGTCGCCGGTGGAGCGAGGGGCTGCACCAGGCCGTCGAAGCCAAGGAGCGCGTGCAGGTCAAGGGCGAGACGCAGACGCTCGCCACGATCACGATTCAGAACTACTTCCGCATGTACGAGAAGCTGGCCGGCATGACTGGTACGGCCGAAACGGAAGAGAACGAGTTCCACGAGATCTACGGTCTGTCGGTGTCGGTGATTCCGACCAACAGGCCGATCGCGCGCGATGATCGCCAGGACTACGTCTACAAAACGCGTCGCGAGAAGTACAACGCGATCGTCGACGAAACGAAGCGACTCCACGAGCTCGGGTATCCCGTGCTGGTCGGAACGGCCAGCGTCGAAGCATCCGAAACGCTGGCGCGACTGTTCGCGCGCGCCGGGCTCAAACACAACGTGTTGAACGCGAAGTATCACCAGCGCGAGGCCGAGATCGTGGCGGGCGCGGGTCATGCGGGCGCGATCACGATCGCGACGAACATGGCCGGTCGCGGCACCGACATCAAACTCGGCGCCGGAGTCACTGAGGCGAAGGCTTCGACTGTCACCGATCCCGATGGCAAGGAGCTTGAGATCTCGGAGACCGGGGGATTGCATATCATCGGCTCCGAACGTCATGAATCACGACGTATTGATCGCCAGCTTCGTGGGCGGTCCGGCCGACAGGGCGACCCCGGCGCGTCGCAGTTCTTTCTGTCCCTCGAAGACGACCTGATGCGGCTCTTCGGGTCCGACCGGATTGCTAAACTGATGGATCGTATGGGCGCGCAGGATGGCGAAGTGCTCGCGCATCCGTTGATCTCGCGTTCCATCGAACAGGCACAGAAGCGCGTCGAACTGCAGAACTTCCAGTCGCGCAAGCGGCTGCTCGAGTACGACGACGTGATGAATCAGCAGCGCGAGGTGATCTACTCGCTGCGTGCCTTCGCGCTCGAGGGCGGTGAAGAGCTCAAGGGCGAGGCGCTCAAGATGATCGACCGCGGTGTGCAGCGTCGCGTCGAGCAGGCGCTGGCCACCTTCGACAAGCAGGAAGATTGGGACTTCGAGTATGTGCAGCAGGATCTCCTGATGCATTACATGCTCCAGGTGTCGGCCTTTGCCGAAGGCGCGCGTGCGGGCTCGGTGGAGGAGGCGCAGGCGATTGCCGTCGAGGCCGGGCGCGCGGCATTCGACCAGAAGCTCGATAGCCTGAACGCCGTCACCGACGAGAGCGGGCAGGGTTTCGCCGATCGTCTCCTCTCGCTCGTCACGCTCAACGTGATCGACGAGAAGTGGAAGGATCATCTCTATGATCTCGACCAGTTGCGCGCGTCGATTCACTATCGGTCGTGGGGCCAGAAGGACCCGCTCGTCGAGTACAAGCAGGATGCCTACACGATGTTCGAAGATCTCATGCACGATCTCGCGAACACGTTCACCGAACGCTTCCTCAAGGCGCAGTTGGTGTTCGAGCCGTCGCCGATGGAGAGTTTCGAGTCGGCACCGCCGATGGACGAATTCCCGCGGCAGGATACGCGTCCGACCAAGCGGTACAATGCTCTCGGCATTCTGGAGGACATCCCCGCCGAGGAACTCGAGCTCGTGGATGCGATCGACGAGGAGCTCGACGTTGATTTCGACGAGTCGACGGACG
- the nadD gene encoding nicotinate (nicotinamide) nucleotide adenylyltransferase, with the protein MRIGILGGSFDPPHVGHLLVAQDALDELALDRLLVVPAAQQPLKGGNQTPTAHRLAMVEACFGGIPRIEVDPIEIDRGGLSFMVDTVESLRRRWPSAMLHLLVGDDVVSTLPRWREVTRLLSMVQLVVLHRADRGHDVAALAGPLASIGASTARRLATRRVDLSSTEIRARVRDGRSIRGFVPDPVATYIATTGLYLENSRELSTAEGPARA; encoded by the coding sequence ATGCGCATCGGCATCCTTGGCGGAAGTTTTGATCCGCCGCATGTCGGCCACCTCCTGGTGGCGCAGGATGCCCTCGACGAGCTCGCGCTCGATCGTCTGCTCGTCGTGCCGGCGGCCCAACAGCCGCTCAAGGGCGGGAACCAGACGCCCACCGCGCACCGGCTGGCGATGGTTGAGGCCTGCTTCGGCGGGATCCCGCGCATCGAGGTCGACCCCATCGAAATCGATCGGGGCGGGTTATCTTTCATGGTTGACACCGTGGAGTCTCTGCGCCGACGTTGGCCGTCGGCGATGCTTCACCTGCTGGTCGGCGATGACGTGGTCTCCACGTTGCCGCGTTGGCGCGAGGTGACTCGGTTGTTGTCGATGGTGCAGCTGGTTGTGCTGCACCGCGCCGACCGAGGTCACGATGTCGCCGCGCTCGCCGGCCCGCTGGCAAGCATCGGAGCATCGACGGCACGACGACTGGCGACGCGACGCGTCGACCTGTCATCAACCGAAATCAGGGCACGGGTACGGGACGGGCGCTCCATTCGGGGCTTCGTTCCGGACCCCGTGGCGACGTACATAGCGACCACCGGACTGTATCTCGAGAATTCCCGGGAGTTGTCGACTGCGGAGGGCCCAGCGCGCGCCTGA